The region ATGCAGGTATAAAATGGGTTAATTCTCATCCGAGAAACAGGGAAAAAGGGTTGCCGACTGTTATGGCGATTCTCATTTACAATGATCCTGACACAGGTTTTCCACTTGCCGTGATGGATGCCACACACCTCACCAACATGAGGACCGGTGCTGCAGGAGGTATTGCTGTCAAATATCTTGCGAGGAAGGATAGCAGGACTGTGGGTTTTGTGGGCTGCGGAATGCAGGCCAGAACGCAGCTCGAGGCAATAGTCAATGTTGCTGAAATCGAGAAGGTAAAGGCCTATGATATCAGCGAAGGAACAGCGAAGGACTTTTTGAGCTTTGCTGAAAAGTTTGGGCTGGATGGTGAAGTGGTGGAAATAGACGACGCATGCAGAAGTGACATTCTGGTAACGACAACACCCTCAAGAACGCCGGTCGTGAAAGCTGAATGGATTGAGGAAGGGACTCACATAAATGCCATAGGTGCAGACGCTCCGGGAAAGCAGGAACTCGATCCAGAAATACTTCTCAGAGCGAGGGTTGTTGTCGATGACTACGAGCAGGCATTTCACAGTGGGGAAGTTAACGTTCCCCTGAG is a window of Geoglobus acetivorans DNA encoding:
- the ala gene encoding alanine dehydrogenase, which encodes MDSLILSKSDVEELLTMDECLNAVEHAFHLHGTGKTQMPAKIYLTFENGDLRAMPAFIEGHAGIKWVNSHPRNREKGLPTVMAILIYNDPDTGFPLAVMDATHLTNMRTGAAGGIAVKYLARKDSRTVGFVGCGMQARTQLEAIVNVAEIEKVKAYDISEGTAKDFLSFAEKFGLDGEVVEIDDACRSDILVTTTPSRTPVVKAEWIEEGTHINAIGADAPGKQELDPEILLRARVVVDDYEQAFHSGEVNVPLSEGIITKDHIFGTLGEIVAGLKKGREDDSQITVFDSTGLAIQDIATASLIYDRAVKAGKGVKFRFF